The Synchiropus splendidus isolate RoL2022-P1 chromosome 8, RoL_Sspl_1.0, whole genome shotgun sequence genome has a window encoding:
- the LOC128764240 gene encoding von Willebrand factor A domain-containing protein 5A-like isoform X12 has translation MVNCCGLVTLKNEPVPLKSIAVELEVQDHVATVVSTLLYENKEENPVEACFVFPLPGDAAVCHFSAKIGQTEIVAQVKEKEQAREEYDDALSSGQQAFLLEESEQSPDIFSLSVGSLPPGESASIRLEYVTELAVQADDGLRFCLPGVLNPRYEPRESQGETIQVMSAPASQISYTLSFSARMSSSRPVARVESNSSLEPLQYLNTGKTQATVKLADGHKFDRDIELLIYYEDAHQPSAVVEAGQASAKPGSMMADPVVMVSLYPEFPKDVMSSMSSCGEFVFLLDRSGSMGRCVSSSKTEMRIQSARDTLVFLLKSLPMGCYFNIYSFGTAFEHVFPKSVEYSQKTMDEALKKVGKMGADLGGTEILEPLKSIYKQSCIPKHPRQLFVFTDGGVSNTKAVIDLVKSNAGSHRCFSFGIGEGASTALINGLAKEGGGHAQFITGAERMQPKVMQSLRFSLQPAVVDISVTWDMPSVTTLSPPITTLFQGQRSIIYAQLSGETTEAEGGVTVKYSLAGQPSQNQLRFSLAPTGDTGLTVHRLAARTLIRSLETQESRKQDEVKPEVVDLSVQSGVSSSFTSFIAVNKSSNEAVKGPLLQRNVLMAAPRMMKMCSAPNDDLVEESSRDSPPPKDLLLQVVTLQKASGCWELDSNLAAVFSKSVSEVEKPKPQEVTPQVWATMLALIWLHGFKSDDREEWELLSMKAVSWLKAQNAPSLDQCVAAGNQLLGCSVTKDLLGV, from the exons ATGGTGAACTGCTGTGGACTCGTGACGCTGAAGAATGAGCCAG TTCCTCTGAAGAGCATCGCAGTAGAGCTGGAGGTCCAGGACCATGTGGCCACCGTGGTCTCCACCCTGCTCTACGAGAACAAGGAAGAAAATCCCGTCGAGGCGTGTTTCGTCTTCCCTCTGCCTGGAGATGCGGCCGTGTGTCACTTCAGCGCCAAGATTGGACAGACTGAGATTGTAGCCCAGGTGAAAGAGAAAGAGCAG GCTCGCGAGGAGTACGACGACGCCCTGAGCTCCGGTCAGCAGGCCttcctgctggaggagagcgagcaaAGTCCGGACATCTTCTCGCTGAGTGTGGGGAGTCTGCCTCCAGGAGAGAGCGCCTCCATCAGGCTGGAGTATGTCACTGAGCTGGCAGTGCAGGCAGATGACGGGCTGAGGTTTTGTCTGCCGGGTGTGCTCAACCCCCGCTACGAACCTCGAG AAAGCCaaggcgagaccatccaggtgATGTCTGCGCCAGCCTCCCAGATTTCTTACACGCTGTCCTTCTCTGCACGGATGTCTTCCTCCCGCCCCGTCGCCAGGGTGGAGTCCAACTCGTCCCTGGAGCCGCTGCAGTACCTGAACACTGGCAAGACGCAGGCCACC gtcaAGTTGGCTGACGGACACAAGTTCGACAGGGACATCGAACTGCTGATTTATTACGAAGACGCTCACCAGCCGTCTGCTGTGGTGGAGGCCGGACAAGCCTCTGCCAAACCTG GCTCCATGATGGCCGACCCAGTGGTGATGGTCAGCTTGTACCCAGAGTTCCCTaaggatgtgatgtcatccatgTCTTCATGTGGAGAGTTTGTCTTTCTTCTGGATCGATCAGGAAGTATGGGTCGTTGCGTGAGCAGCAGCAAGACTGAGATGCGCATCCAAAGTGCTCGG GACACTCTGGTGTTTCTGCTGAAGAGTTTGCCGATGGGCTGCTACTTCAACATCTACAGTTTTGGCACGGCATTCGAACACGTTTTCCC CAAGAGTGTGGAATACAGCCAGAAGACCATGGATGAGGCCTTGAAGAAAGTGGGCAAAATGGGCGCTGACCTTGGAGGAACTGAGATTTTGGAACCTCTCAAAAGCATTTACAAGCAGAGCTGCATCCCCAAACATCCCAGACAA CTATTTGTCTTCACAGACGGTGGAGTGTCAAACACCAAAGCAGTCATTGATCTGGTGAAGAGCAATGCTGGCTCTCACAG GTGTTTCTCTTTCGGGATCGGGGAAGGAGCCAGCACCGCTCTCATCAACGGGCTGGCTAAAGAAGGAGGAGGCCACGCTCAGTTCATCACTGGAGCCGAGCGGATGCAGCCAAAG GTGATGCAGTCGCTGAGATTCTCCCTGCAGCCTGCGGTGGTGGACATCTCAGTCACATGGGACATGCCGTCCGTCACCACATTGTCTCCCCCCATCACAACGCTCttccagggtcagaggtcaattaTTTACGCTCAACTGTCGGGGGAG ACCACAGAAGCCGAGGGAGGCGTGACAGTGAAGTACTCCCTCGCAGGTCAGCCATCCCAGAACCAGCTCCGCTTCAGTCTGGCGCCCACAGGGGACACAGG ACTGACAGTCCACAGATTGGCTGCTCGCACTCTCATCCGCTCTCTGGAGACGCAGGAAAGCAGGAAGCAGGATGAAGTGAAACCAGAGGTGGTGGATCTCAGCGTCCAGTCAGGAGtgagcagctccttcacctCATTCATTGCTGTCAACAAAAGCAGCAATGAAGCTGTCAAGGGCCCTCTGTTGCAACGGAATGTTCTGATGGCAG CCCCACGcatgatgaaaatgtgttcagcACCGAACG ATGACCTGGTGGAAG AAAGCAGCCGTGACAGCCCACCACCCAAAGACCTGCTGTTGCAGGTGGTGACCCTACAGAAAGCATCCGGCTGCTGGGAGCTGGACTCCAACCTGGCAGCTGTGTTCTCCAAGTCTGTGTCAGAGGTGGAAAAACCAAAACCTCAGGAA GTAACGCCGCAGGTCTGGGCCACCATGTTGGCTCTCATCTGGCTCCACGGCTTCAAGTCTGATGACAGAGAGGAGTGGGAGCTCCTGTCCATGAAGGCGGTGTCTTGGCTGAAGGCTCAGAACG CTCCAAGCTTGGACCAGTGTGTGGCAGCCGGGAACCAACTGCTGGGCTGCAGCGTGACAAAGGACCTGCTGGGAGTTTAA
- the LOC128764240 gene encoding von Willebrand factor A domain-containing protein 5A-like isoform X7 yields MVNCCGLVTLKNEPVPLKSIAVELEVQDHVATVVSTLLYENKEENPVEACFVFPLPGDAAVCHFSAKIGQTEIVAQVKEKEQAREEYDDALSSGQQAFLLEESEQSPDIFSLSVGSLPPGESASIRLEYVTELAVQADDGLRFCLPGVLNPRYEPRESQGETIQVMSAPASQISYTLSFSARMSSSRPVARVESNSSLEPLQYLNTGKTQATVKLADGHKFDRDIELLIYYEDAHQPSAVVEAGQASAKPGSMMADPVVMVSLYPEFPKDVMSSMSSCGEFVFLLDRSGSMGRCVSSSKTEMRIQSARDTLVFLLKSLPMGCYFNIYSFGTAFEHVFPKSVEYSQKTMDEALKKVGKMGADLGGTEILEPLKSIYKQSCIPKHPRQLFVFTDGGVSNTKAVIDLVKSNAGSHRCFSFGIGEGASTALINGLAKEGGGHAQFITGAERMQPKVMQSLRFSLQPAVVDISVTWDMPSVTTLSPPITTLFQGQRSIIYAQLSGETTEAEGGVTVKYSLAGQPSQNQLRFSLAPTGDTGLTVHRLAARTLIRSLETQESRKQDEVKPEVVDLSVQSGVSSSFTSFIAVNKSSNEAVKGPLLQRNVLMAAQVDICSALIAAPRMMKMCSALSAAETCSMDSGQYAQALMCSIPKAADMCSKNFVQLGGAPTRSKSFGFGFLQKLRLKPRAQVNICSAPNAAPRMMKMCSAPNDDLVEESSRDSPPPKDLLLQVVTLQKASGCWELDSNLAAVFSKSVSEVEKPKPQEVTPQVWATMLALIWLHGFKSDDREEWELLSMKAVSWLKAQNAPSLDQCVAAGNQLLGCSVTKDLLGV; encoded by the exons ATGGTGAACTGCTGTGGACTCGTGACGCTGAAGAATGAGCCAG TTCCTCTGAAGAGCATCGCAGTAGAGCTGGAGGTCCAGGACCATGTGGCCACCGTGGTCTCCACCCTGCTCTACGAGAACAAGGAAGAAAATCCCGTCGAGGCGTGTTTCGTCTTCCCTCTGCCTGGAGATGCGGCCGTGTGTCACTTCAGCGCCAAGATTGGACAGACTGAGATTGTAGCCCAGGTGAAAGAGAAAGAGCAG GCTCGCGAGGAGTACGACGACGCCCTGAGCTCCGGTCAGCAGGCCttcctgctggaggagagcgagcaaAGTCCGGACATCTTCTCGCTGAGTGTGGGGAGTCTGCCTCCAGGAGAGAGCGCCTCCATCAGGCTGGAGTATGTCACTGAGCTGGCAGTGCAGGCAGATGACGGGCTGAGGTTTTGTCTGCCGGGTGTGCTCAACCCCCGCTACGAACCTCGAG AAAGCCaaggcgagaccatccaggtgATGTCTGCGCCAGCCTCCCAGATTTCTTACACGCTGTCCTTCTCTGCACGGATGTCTTCCTCCCGCCCCGTCGCCAGGGTGGAGTCCAACTCGTCCCTGGAGCCGCTGCAGTACCTGAACACTGGCAAGACGCAGGCCACC gtcaAGTTGGCTGACGGACACAAGTTCGACAGGGACATCGAACTGCTGATTTATTACGAAGACGCTCACCAGCCGTCTGCTGTGGTGGAGGCCGGACAAGCCTCTGCCAAACCTG GCTCCATGATGGCCGACCCAGTGGTGATGGTCAGCTTGTACCCAGAGTTCCCTaaggatgtgatgtcatccatgTCTTCATGTGGAGAGTTTGTCTTTCTTCTGGATCGATCAGGAAGTATGGGTCGTTGCGTGAGCAGCAGCAAGACTGAGATGCGCATCCAAAGTGCTCGG GACACTCTGGTGTTTCTGCTGAAGAGTTTGCCGATGGGCTGCTACTTCAACATCTACAGTTTTGGCACGGCATTCGAACACGTTTTCCC CAAGAGTGTGGAATACAGCCAGAAGACCATGGATGAGGCCTTGAAGAAAGTGGGCAAAATGGGCGCTGACCTTGGAGGAACTGAGATTTTGGAACCTCTCAAAAGCATTTACAAGCAGAGCTGCATCCCCAAACATCCCAGACAA CTATTTGTCTTCACAGACGGTGGAGTGTCAAACACCAAAGCAGTCATTGATCTGGTGAAGAGCAATGCTGGCTCTCACAG GTGTTTCTCTTTCGGGATCGGGGAAGGAGCCAGCACCGCTCTCATCAACGGGCTGGCTAAAGAAGGAGGAGGCCACGCTCAGTTCATCACTGGAGCCGAGCGGATGCAGCCAAAG GTGATGCAGTCGCTGAGATTCTCCCTGCAGCCTGCGGTGGTGGACATCTCAGTCACATGGGACATGCCGTCCGTCACCACATTGTCTCCCCCCATCACAACGCTCttccagggtcagaggtcaattaTTTACGCTCAACTGTCGGGGGAG ACCACAGAAGCCGAGGGAGGCGTGACAGTGAAGTACTCCCTCGCAGGTCAGCCATCCCAGAACCAGCTCCGCTTCAGTCTGGCGCCCACAGGGGACACAGG ACTGACAGTCCACAGATTGGCTGCTCGCACTCTCATCCGCTCTCTGGAGACGCAGGAAAGCAGGAAGCAGGATGAAGTGAAACCAGAGGTGGTGGATCTCAGCGTCCAGTCAGGAGtgagcagctccttcacctCATTCATTGCTGTCAACAAAAGCAGCAATGAAGCTGTCAAGGGCCCTCTGTTGCAACGGAATGTTCTGATGGCAG cCCAAGTCGACATATGTTCGGCACTGATCG caGCCCCACGcatgatgaaaatgtgttcagcACTGAGCG cCGCAGAGACGTGCTCCATGGACTCCGGCCAATATG cCCAAGCCTTGATGTGTTCGATACCGAAAG cTGCAGACATGTGCTCCAAGAACTTCGTACAACTTG GCGGTGCGCCAACAAGAAGCAAAAGTTTCGGCTTTGGTTTTCTTCAAAAACTGAGATTAAAACCAAGAG cCCAAGTCAACATATGTTCAGCACCGAATG caGCCCCACGcatgatgaaaatgtgttcagcACCGAACG ATGACCTGGTGGAAG AAAGCAGCCGTGACAGCCCACCACCCAAAGACCTGCTGTTGCAGGTGGTGACCCTACAGAAAGCATCCGGCTGCTGGGAGCTGGACTCCAACCTGGCAGCTGTGTTCTCCAAGTCTGTGTCAGAGGTGGAAAAACCAAAACCTCAGGAA GTAACGCCGCAGGTCTGGGCCACCATGTTGGCTCTCATCTGGCTCCACGGCTTCAAGTCTGATGACAGAGAGGAGTGGGAGCTCCTGTCCATGAAGGCGGTGTCTTGGCTGAAGGCTCAGAACG CTCCAAGCTTGGACCAGTGTGTGGCAGCCGGGAACCAACTGCTGGGCTGCAGCGTGACAAAGGACCTGCTGGGAGTTTAA
- the LOC128764240 gene encoding von Willebrand factor A domain-containing protein 5A-like isoform X1: protein MVNCCGLVTLKNEPVPLKSIAVELEVQDHVATVVSTLLYENKEENPVEACFVFPLPGDAAVCHFSAKIGQTEIVAQVKEKEQAREEYDDALSSGQQAFLLEESEQSPDIFSLSVGSLPPGESASIRLEYVTELAVQADDGLRFCLPGVLNPRYEPRESQGETIQVMSAPASQISYTLSFSARMSSSRPVARVESNSSLEPLQYLNTGKTQATVKLADGHKFDRDIELLIYYEDAHQPSAVVEAGQASAKPGSMMADPVVMVSLYPEFPKDVMSSMSSCGEFVFLLDRSGSMGRCVSSSKTEMRIQSARDTLVFLLKSLPMGCYFNIYSFGTAFEHVFPKSVEYSQKTMDEALKKVGKMGADLGGTEILEPLKSIYKQSCIPKHPRQLFVFTDGGVSNTKAVIDLVKSNAGSHRCFSFGIGEGASTALINGLAKEGGGHAQFITGAERMQPKVMQSLRFSLQPAVVDISVTWDMPSVTTLSPPITTLFQGQRSIIYAQLSGETTEAEGGVTVKYSLAGQPSQNQLRFSLAPTGDTGLTVHRLAARTLIRSLETQESRKQDEVKPEVVDLSVQSGVSSSFTSFIAVNKSSNEAVKGPLLQRNVLMAAQVDICSALIAQVNICSARSAAPRMMKMCSALSAAETCSMDSGQYAQALMCSIPKAADMCSKNFVQLGGAPTRSKSFGFGFLQKLRLKPRAQVNICSAPNAAPRMMKMCSAPNDDLVEESSRDSPPPKDLLLQVVTLQKASGCWELDSNLAAVFSKSVSEVEKPKPQEVTPQVWATMLALIWLHGFKSDDREEWELLSMKAVSWLKAQNAPSLDQCVAAGNQLLGCSVTKDLLGV, encoded by the exons ATGGTGAACTGCTGTGGACTCGTGACGCTGAAGAATGAGCCAG TTCCTCTGAAGAGCATCGCAGTAGAGCTGGAGGTCCAGGACCATGTGGCCACCGTGGTCTCCACCCTGCTCTACGAGAACAAGGAAGAAAATCCCGTCGAGGCGTGTTTCGTCTTCCCTCTGCCTGGAGATGCGGCCGTGTGTCACTTCAGCGCCAAGATTGGACAGACTGAGATTGTAGCCCAGGTGAAAGAGAAAGAGCAG GCTCGCGAGGAGTACGACGACGCCCTGAGCTCCGGTCAGCAGGCCttcctgctggaggagagcgagcaaAGTCCGGACATCTTCTCGCTGAGTGTGGGGAGTCTGCCTCCAGGAGAGAGCGCCTCCATCAGGCTGGAGTATGTCACTGAGCTGGCAGTGCAGGCAGATGACGGGCTGAGGTTTTGTCTGCCGGGTGTGCTCAACCCCCGCTACGAACCTCGAG AAAGCCaaggcgagaccatccaggtgATGTCTGCGCCAGCCTCCCAGATTTCTTACACGCTGTCCTTCTCTGCACGGATGTCTTCCTCCCGCCCCGTCGCCAGGGTGGAGTCCAACTCGTCCCTGGAGCCGCTGCAGTACCTGAACACTGGCAAGACGCAGGCCACC gtcaAGTTGGCTGACGGACACAAGTTCGACAGGGACATCGAACTGCTGATTTATTACGAAGACGCTCACCAGCCGTCTGCTGTGGTGGAGGCCGGACAAGCCTCTGCCAAACCTG GCTCCATGATGGCCGACCCAGTGGTGATGGTCAGCTTGTACCCAGAGTTCCCTaaggatgtgatgtcatccatgTCTTCATGTGGAGAGTTTGTCTTTCTTCTGGATCGATCAGGAAGTATGGGTCGTTGCGTGAGCAGCAGCAAGACTGAGATGCGCATCCAAAGTGCTCGG GACACTCTGGTGTTTCTGCTGAAGAGTTTGCCGATGGGCTGCTACTTCAACATCTACAGTTTTGGCACGGCATTCGAACACGTTTTCCC CAAGAGTGTGGAATACAGCCAGAAGACCATGGATGAGGCCTTGAAGAAAGTGGGCAAAATGGGCGCTGACCTTGGAGGAACTGAGATTTTGGAACCTCTCAAAAGCATTTACAAGCAGAGCTGCATCCCCAAACATCCCAGACAA CTATTTGTCTTCACAGACGGTGGAGTGTCAAACACCAAAGCAGTCATTGATCTGGTGAAGAGCAATGCTGGCTCTCACAG GTGTTTCTCTTTCGGGATCGGGGAAGGAGCCAGCACCGCTCTCATCAACGGGCTGGCTAAAGAAGGAGGAGGCCACGCTCAGTTCATCACTGGAGCCGAGCGGATGCAGCCAAAG GTGATGCAGTCGCTGAGATTCTCCCTGCAGCCTGCGGTGGTGGACATCTCAGTCACATGGGACATGCCGTCCGTCACCACATTGTCTCCCCCCATCACAACGCTCttccagggtcagaggtcaattaTTTACGCTCAACTGTCGGGGGAG ACCACAGAAGCCGAGGGAGGCGTGACAGTGAAGTACTCCCTCGCAGGTCAGCCATCCCAGAACCAGCTCCGCTTCAGTCTGGCGCCCACAGGGGACACAGG ACTGACAGTCCACAGATTGGCTGCTCGCACTCTCATCCGCTCTCTGGAGACGCAGGAAAGCAGGAAGCAGGATGAAGTGAAACCAGAGGTGGTGGATCTCAGCGTCCAGTCAGGAGtgagcagctccttcacctCATTCATTGCTGTCAACAAAAGCAGCAATGAAGCTGTCAAGGGCCCTCTGTTGCAACGGAATGTTCTGATGGCAG cCCAAGTCGACATATGTTCGGCACTGATCG cCCAAGTCAACATATGTTCGGCACGGAGCG caGCCCCACGcatgatgaaaatgtgttcagcACTGAGCG cCGCAGAGACGTGCTCCATGGACTCCGGCCAATATG cCCAAGCCTTGATGTGTTCGATACCGAAAG cTGCAGACATGTGCTCCAAGAACTTCGTACAACTTG GCGGTGCGCCAACAAGAAGCAAAAGTTTCGGCTTTGGTTTTCTTCAAAAACTGAGATTAAAACCAAGAG cCCAAGTCAACATATGTTCAGCACCGAATG caGCCCCACGcatgatgaaaatgtgttcagcACCGAACG ATGACCTGGTGGAAG AAAGCAGCCGTGACAGCCCACCACCCAAAGACCTGCTGTTGCAGGTGGTGACCCTACAGAAAGCATCCGGCTGCTGGGAGCTGGACTCCAACCTGGCAGCTGTGTTCTCCAAGTCTGTGTCAGAGGTGGAAAAACCAAAACCTCAGGAA GTAACGCCGCAGGTCTGGGCCACCATGTTGGCTCTCATCTGGCTCCACGGCTTCAAGTCTGATGACAGAGAGGAGTGGGAGCTCCTGTCCATGAAGGCGGTGTCTTGGCTGAAGGCTCAGAACG CTCCAAGCTTGGACCAGTGTGTGGCAGCCGGGAACCAACTGCTGGGCTGCAGCGTGACAAAGGACCTGCTGGGAGTTTAA
- the LOC128764240 gene encoding von Willebrand factor A domain-containing protein 5A-like isoform X5: MVNCCGLVTLKNEPVPLKSIAVELEVQDHVATVVSTLLYENKEENPVEACFVFPLPGDAAVCHFSAKIGQTEIVAQVKEKEQAREEYDDALSSGQQAFLLEESEQSPDIFSLSVGSLPPGESASIRLEYVTELAVQADDGLRFCLPGVLNPRYEPRESQGETIQVMSAPASQISYTLSFSARMSSSRPVARVESNSSLEPLQYLNTGKTQATVKLADGHKFDRDIELLIYYEDAHQPSAVVEAGQASAKPGSMMADPVVMVSLYPEFPKDVMSSMSSCGEFVFLLDRSGSMGRCVSSSKTEMRIQSARDTLVFLLKSLPMGCYFNIYSFGTAFEHVFPKSVEYSQKTMDEALKKVGKMGADLGGTEILEPLKSIYKQSCIPKHPRQLFVFTDGGVSNTKAVIDLVKSNAGSHRCFSFGIGEGASTALINGLAKEGGGHAQFITGAERMQPKVMQSLRFSLQPAVVDISVTWDMPSVTTLSPPITTLFQGQRSIIYAQLSGETTEAEGGVTVKYSLAGQPSQNQLRFSLAPTGDTGLTVHRLAARTLIRSLETQESRKQDEVKPEVVDLSVQSGVSSSFTSFIAVNKSSNEAVKGPLLQRNVLMAAQVDICSALIAQVNICSARSAAPRMMKMCSALSAAETCSMDSGQYAQALMCSIPKAADMCSKNFVQLGGAPTRSKSFGFGFLQKLRLKPRAQVNICSAPNAPRMMKMCSAPNESSRDSPPPKDLLLQVVTLQKASGCWELDSNLAAVFSKSVSEVEKPKPQEVTPQVWATMLALIWLHGFKSDDREEWELLSMKAVSWLKAQNAPSLDQCVAAGNQLLGCSVTKDLLGV, encoded by the exons ATGGTGAACTGCTGTGGACTCGTGACGCTGAAGAATGAGCCAG TTCCTCTGAAGAGCATCGCAGTAGAGCTGGAGGTCCAGGACCATGTGGCCACCGTGGTCTCCACCCTGCTCTACGAGAACAAGGAAGAAAATCCCGTCGAGGCGTGTTTCGTCTTCCCTCTGCCTGGAGATGCGGCCGTGTGTCACTTCAGCGCCAAGATTGGACAGACTGAGATTGTAGCCCAGGTGAAAGAGAAAGAGCAG GCTCGCGAGGAGTACGACGACGCCCTGAGCTCCGGTCAGCAGGCCttcctgctggaggagagcgagcaaAGTCCGGACATCTTCTCGCTGAGTGTGGGGAGTCTGCCTCCAGGAGAGAGCGCCTCCATCAGGCTGGAGTATGTCACTGAGCTGGCAGTGCAGGCAGATGACGGGCTGAGGTTTTGTCTGCCGGGTGTGCTCAACCCCCGCTACGAACCTCGAG AAAGCCaaggcgagaccatccaggtgATGTCTGCGCCAGCCTCCCAGATTTCTTACACGCTGTCCTTCTCTGCACGGATGTCTTCCTCCCGCCCCGTCGCCAGGGTGGAGTCCAACTCGTCCCTGGAGCCGCTGCAGTACCTGAACACTGGCAAGACGCAGGCCACC gtcaAGTTGGCTGACGGACACAAGTTCGACAGGGACATCGAACTGCTGATTTATTACGAAGACGCTCACCAGCCGTCTGCTGTGGTGGAGGCCGGACAAGCCTCTGCCAAACCTG GCTCCATGATGGCCGACCCAGTGGTGATGGTCAGCTTGTACCCAGAGTTCCCTaaggatgtgatgtcatccatgTCTTCATGTGGAGAGTTTGTCTTTCTTCTGGATCGATCAGGAAGTATGGGTCGTTGCGTGAGCAGCAGCAAGACTGAGATGCGCATCCAAAGTGCTCGG GACACTCTGGTGTTTCTGCTGAAGAGTTTGCCGATGGGCTGCTACTTCAACATCTACAGTTTTGGCACGGCATTCGAACACGTTTTCCC CAAGAGTGTGGAATACAGCCAGAAGACCATGGATGAGGCCTTGAAGAAAGTGGGCAAAATGGGCGCTGACCTTGGAGGAACTGAGATTTTGGAACCTCTCAAAAGCATTTACAAGCAGAGCTGCATCCCCAAACATCCCAGACAA CTATTTGTCTTCACAGACGGTGGAGTGTCAAACACCAAAGCAGTCATTGATCTGGTGAAGAGCAATGCTGGCTCTCACAG GTGTTTCTCTTTCGGGATCGGGGAAGGAGCCAGCACCGCTCTCATCAACGGGCTGGCTAAAGAAGGAGGAGGCCACGCTCAGTTCATCACTGGAGCCGAGCGGATGCAGCCAAAG GTGATGCAGTCGCTGAGATTCTCCCTGCAGCCTGCGGTGGTGGACATCTCAGTCACATGGGACATGCCGTCCGTCACCACATTGTCTCCCCCCATCACAACGCTCttccagggtcagaggtcaattaTTTACGCTCAACTGTCGGGGGAG ACCACAGAAGCCGAGGGAGGCGTGACAGTGAAGTACTCCCTCGCAGGTCAGCCATCCCAGAACCAGCTCCGCTTCAGTCTGGCGCCCACAGGGGACACAGG ACTGACAGTCCACAGATTGGCTGCTCGCACTCTCATCCGCTCTCTGGAGACGCAGGAAAGCAGGAAGCAGGATGAAGTGAAACCAGAGGTGGTGGATCTCAGCGTCCAGTCAGGAGtgagcagctccttcacctCATTCATTGCTGTCAACAAAAGCAGCAATGAAGCTGTCAAGGGCCCTCTGTTGCAACGGAATGTTCTGATGGCAG cCCAAGTCGACATATGTTCGGCACTGATCG cCCAAGTCAACATATGTTCGGCACGGAGCG caGCCCCACGcatgatgaaaatgtgttcagcACTGAGCG cCGCAGAGACGTGCTCCATGGACTCCGGCCAATATG cCCAAGCCTTGATGTGTTCGATACCGAAAG cTGCAGACATGTGCTCCAAGAACTTCGTACAACTTG GCGGTGCGCCAACAAGAAGCAAAAGTTTCGGCTTTGGTTTTCTTCAAAAACTGAGATTAAAACCAAGAG cCCAAGTCAACATATGTTCAGCACCGAATG CCCCACGcatgatgaaaatgtgttcagcACCGAACG AAAGCAGCCGTGACAGCCCACCACCCAAAGACCTGCTGTTGCAGGTGGTGACCCTACAGAAAGCATCCGGCTGCTGGGAGCTGGACTCCAACCTGGCAGCTGTGTTCTCCAAGTCTGTGTCAGAGGTGGAAAAACCAAAACCTCAGGAA GTAACGCCGCAGGTCTGGGCCACCATGTTGGCTCTCATCTGGCTCCACGGCTTCAAGTCTGATGACAGAGAGGAGTGGGAGCTCCTGTCCATGAAGGCGGTGTCTTGGCTGAAGGCTCAGAACG CTCCAAGCTTGGACCAGTGTGTGGCAGCCGGGAACCAACTGCTGGGCTGCAGCGTGACAAAGGACCTGCTGGGAGTTTAA